The genome window CGGGCAAAACCACAACAACTTTCCAGATGTGCGCGGGTACGTTTATGCGCCCGCGATCAATGGCGGTAGCAAAGCCTTTTCGGCCGGTGCCGCCGGTGCCGTAACATCCCATAATAATGTACACTTCATTGCCTCTTTTTACCTTGTTCCTGCAATAGCTTTCTAAGTGTTCCCAGGTGTGCTGGTTATTATTGGGGGCCTGCGGAACAATGTTGTCCATTAAAAACGTAGCGGAATTTGCATCTACGCTGCTCGTACGGTCGCCGCTTGGGCAATTATGGCCCTTGTCAAACCCCGATTTACGGTAACTTGTGTTATCAGCTTCATACCAGCCATCAGGCAGCGTTTCGTCAGGCCTGAAATTGTCCAGTCGGTCTGTGGTGCCGATATCTTTGCTGCATAAGTGCCAGCTTACCCAGTTTGGTTCGCCTTTATCCCTGTTATAGCTTTCAATATAATATTTATGGTCAATCAGGTAATTGTCCGGGTTCAACAGGCTCCTGCTGGCATTACTTGGGTTGCCCAGCGCCATATTATTATCATCGGTTTGCTGTGGTTCATGCTGCTTACAGCCAATTGCTGTTAATATAAAAAAGGCTAAGAGGTTTTTAAGTAAGCGACTATTACGCATTTGTATCAAGTGCAAAAGTTTAAATTTTAAGGCCGGAATATAGCCGTTTTTAACGAAGTGCGGGGCAGGAAAAGTAAATTATAGCCGATAGCTAAAGAAAACTAAATTTTAATGTGTTAAACTGACACAATAATTTTTTTATTCAATTTTATTAAATTAGTTTTACTTAAACCACGTAAACTAAATTACCAATTAAACATGAACTACAACAGGCGCAAGTTTTTGCAAAGTACAGGCACGCTGATACTTGGCGGCATGGCTTTATCCGGAAAAGCCAGCTCTTTTTTATCAAATATGGCCCCGCATCCGGTGGGCTTACAGCTTTTTACTTTTTTCGGAATAATTGATGAAGATGTAAAAGGAACATTAACCAAAATAGCTTCAGTAGGCTATAAGGAAATGGAATCGGCTTTTAGTAAAAAAGGCGGCTATTACGGTATGAAACCGGCAGGATTTAAGGCAATGGTTAATGACCTTGGTATGTCGTGGAAATCACACCATGTTTTAGGTGCGCCATTTAAATTGCCAAAGGGATATAAAATGCCGTTAGGTGCGGATGGTAAGCCTATGGTGATACCGCCGATGATGAACCTCAGGGATAATATGCAGCAACTGGTTGATGAAGCTGCCGAAGGTGGCGTACAATATCTTGTTTGTGCTAACGCGCCAACAAGCACCCTTGAAGAAATAAAGTCGTCTATTGAAATATTGAACAAAACCGGCGAAGCTGCGAAAAAGGCAGGATTGCATTTTGCTTATCACAATCATGACATGGAATTTAAGGCAATTGACGGAAAAGTGCCTTATCATTTATTGCTTACAGAAACCGATGCCCAAAATGTAAAAATGGAGCTTGACCTGGCCTGGGCAGTAAAAGGTGGACAGGATCCGGTTAAATTGTTTAAAGACCACCCGGGCCGGTTCCCTTTATGGCATGTTAAGGACCTTGATGCTACCCATACTAATATATTACCTGTTGGCAGTGGCACCATTGATTTTAAAAGGATTTTTGCCAATAGCGCATCATCAGGAATGCAGCACTTTTTTGTGGAGCACGACAATCCTAAAGATGCTTTTGCAAGCATAAAAAGCAGCTATGGCTATATTTCCGGTACGCTGAAGGCATAAACCGGTAATAAAGTAAAAGCCGCCGGGGAATTCCCGGCGGCTTTTATAGTTAATATCATTGTCGCAATCAGTTTGTTTTGTTGCTGTACTATGAAATAGGTGACGGTTTTATAACAGACCTGATGCTGCTTACTTTGTTTTTAAGCCACTGATAAATGGTTGAGTACTCCAGGTAATTCCTGATCGAATCATCATTACGGATAGTGGTAGCCAAATCTCTCAGCGTATTTCGTAACGGGGATGTTTTGCTTACTGTTGTCACAATTTCTTCAAGCTGATCAGCATATACAACAGCTTCAAATTCATTATCAAATATTAATTCGGTCTCGCTATTTCTTTTTTCCTTAATCCCTTTTGATGGAATGGGCAGATGATAATATTTAAAATCAGCAGAGGTTAATTTGTTAGGGGCGGTGGAAAATTTGATACGTAGCATAATGTTTGTTTTAGTGCCTGGTTTATCGTTCGTAACTCTGTATAAAGTCATCATTTCGGATTGCCATAATAATATCGCTCAAAGCAATATATTGTGGCGACTGTTTATCATGCAAATCGTTAGATAAGTTTTCCAACTGCGCTGCATAAATTATAGCCTGTTCTTCATCATCAAACTTTAATATAACATCATTATTTATCTCAGCTTCAACTCCGTTAGGAGGTGCCGGTAAACCAAATTCCTCAAAGCTGGAGAAATTGAGGTTTGAACTGCTGTTGGCTGAAATATTAATAAGTAGCATAGTGTTGTTGTAAAATTACGTGTTATTTTCTAATAACTCAACACTATAAAGGTAAAGGTGTTTTAATAATTTTACATTTAGTTACTGTTAAGTTTACTGCCTTTTCTGCCATATTTACCTAACAAACACATAACATTAGTCATTTTGAAATAACACAGGCATTTACTATTTTAAGGCGGCATAAAAACACTCCCTTATTTAAATGACAGCTACCCAAAAAGAACAATTAAAAAGAGTATTAAAACCAATTCACCTTTGGGCCATTGCCGTAAGTTTAGTTATTTCGGGAGAATATTTTGGATGGAACCTGGGCTGGAAATATGCAGGCACAATTGGTTTTTTTATCGCTTCGGTGGTTGTTACGGTTATGTACATAACCTTTATTTTTAGCTACACAGAATTAACCACATCCATTCCGCATGCAGGCGGCGCATTTGCTTATGCATATAGGGCATTGGGCCCTTTTGGCGGGCTTGTGGCGGGTTATGCTACGCTGATAGATTTTCTGTTTGCCACGCCCGCAATAGCATTTGGTCTTGGCGCATATCTTCATTTTTTGAATCCGGAGATCCCGGTGTTATATTCGGCACTTTTTTTTAACGTGGTTTTTATCATCATAAATATTTTAGGCGTTAAGGAGTCGGCGATGTTTTCGTTGATCATTACCCTGCTTGCAGTGGCCGAGTTATTGATTTACCTGGGTATAGTTGCTCCCCATTTTAAGGCCGCCAACTTTTTAAATCACCCAATGCCGTCAGGCTGGACGGGTATTTTTCCGGCATTGCCCTACGCCGTTTGGTTTTATCTTGCCATTGAGGGGGTTGCAATGGTTGCTGAGGAAGTAAAAGATCCTAAACGGAATATACCGAGGGGTTATATCTCCGGTTTGGCAACTTTAATATTTTTAGCCTTCGGAGTAATGATATTCACAGGCGGTATTACCGATTGGCGTAAGCTGAGTGAACTTGACTACCCTTTACCCGAAGCCATCAGTATTGTACTGGGTAAAGCAAGCAGCCTCACCAAAATATTTGCAAGTATTGGGTTGTTTGGCCTTATAGCTTCTTTTCACGGAACTATACTTGCTTCGTCAAGGCAGGTATTTGCAATGGCCCGAAGTGGATATTTGCCCGGCTGGCTATCGGCAATAAATCATAAATTTAAAACGCCTCACCGGGCTATCATAGCAGGGGGCTTTATCAGCTTTATAGCCCTTTACACCGGCACCACCGGTGATGTGGTAATAATTTCGGTAATGGGTGCAATTGTAATGTATATGATGAGTATGATAAGCCTGTTTATACTGCGCAAAAAGGAACCCAAACTGGAGCGGCCTTTTGTAGCACCATTTTTTCCTGTTTTTCCGGCAATTGCTCTTGCTATCTCGGCAATTGTATTGGTTACCATGATTTGGTTTTATGCAAAGCTAAGCCTGATATTTTTTGGAGGGCTGGCTATAGCAGTTTTGATATTCATATTAATGGGAAAACATAAGTTAAAGCTGGTGGAGGAATTTATGATCTCGCCTGCCAAATAAATAACGCAGGCACTTGTAATAGTGTTAACCCTTCAAATCTAAATTAAATTATAAAGCGTGTCCTATCATTTCACCATAAGAAACAAAGTTTACAGGTTTGATAACCTGAAAATTTTACTTGCCAAAGCTTCGCCATACCGCACCGGCGATGTACTGGCTGGTGTATGTGCTGATAGTTACGAGGAGCGGGTTGCCGCGCAAATAGCCCTTGCCGATGTCCCTTTAAAAGTATTTTTAAACGAGGCGATCATAGCGTATGAAGCGGATGAGATAACAAGATTGATCATTGACAATCATGATGCTGAATCGTTTAGCGCGATAAGCAGCTTTACGGTAGGAGAGTTCAGAGATTGGTTACTCAGCAATGAAACAGACACAGCTATTTTAAAGGCTATTGAAGGTGGTATTACGCCGGAGATGGCGGCAGCAGTGTCAAAGCTGATGCGGAACCAGGATTTGATAGCAGTGGCCAAAAAATGCGAGGTTATTACAAAATTCCGTAACACTATTGGGCAAAAGGGTTGTTTTTCAACCCGTTTGCAGCCTAATCACCCCACTGACGACCCAAAAGGTGTTGCCGCCAGCATTATTGATGGTTTGCTTTATGGCAGCGGTGATGCGTGCATAGGTATTAACCCGGCTACAGACAGCCCGGCTGCAGTTTTAAACCTGTTGAACCTGATAGATGCTTTGCGGCAGCAATTTGATATCCCCACACAATCCTGTGTATTAAGTCATATCACCACTACTATCGACCTGGTTAATAAGGGAGCCCCTGTTGACCTGTGTTTCCAGTCAATCGGCGGCACCGAAAAAACGAATACCAGTTTTGGGGTAAACCTTGCGTTAATTGATGAGGCTTTCCACGCGACATTATCACTAGACCGCGGGACTGTAGGTCAAAATGTAATGTATTTTGAAACCGGGCAGGGGAGTGCACTTTCTGCAAATGCGAACCATGGTGTGGATCAGCAAACCTGTGAGGCGCGGGCGTATGCTATTGCCCGAAAGTATAAGCCGCTGTTGGTCAATACGGTAGTTGGGTTTATAGGGCCTGAGTATTTATATGATGGCAAGCAGATTATAAGGGCGGCTTTGGAGGATCATTTTTGCGGCAAGCTGCTTGGATTGCCAATGGGGGTGGATGTTTGTTATACCAACCATGCCGAGGCCGACCAGGATGATATGGATAACCTGCTTACGCTGTTAGGCGTGGCCGGGTGCAATTTTATAATGGGCATTCCCGGTTCCGATGATATTATGTTGAATTATCAGTCCACCTCGTTTCACGATGCTTTGTATTTAAGAAATACGCTGGGATTGAAACCCGCGCCGGAATTTGAAAAATGGCTGATAAAACAGGGAATTTATAATGGTGAGGGGGGCTTACTGCCATTAAATACATCGCATAAACTATTGTCAGGTTTGATATGAGCGACGAAGAATTAATCAATGATCCTTTAGCGTTGTTGCGTGAATTTACGGCGGCCAGGATAGCCATTGGCCGGGTGGGAAACAGTATACCTTTAAAGCAGTCGATGGAGTTTAAGCTGGCGCATGCCCATGCAAGGGATGCGGTTTACTCTGTATTGGACATAGAAGGATTGACACAAAAATTTCACCCGTTCCGGTTACCCGTATTGCATTTACATAGCCAGGCCACAAGCAGGCAAAAATTCCTTAAGCGCCCGGATCTCGGCAGAAAGCTCAGCGAAGAATCAAAGGAACAGTTTACTGAACCGATAACAAGCTTCGGGGTTGCAATTATTATAGCAGACGGGCTTTCGGCAACTGCCGTAAATGAAAATGCACCCGGCTTGCTCAAGTTATTGATCCCCATGTTGGATGCCGCCAAAATTAGTGTTGCCCCGCTTTGCCTGGTTGAGCAGGCCAGGGTTGCTATTGGTGATGATATAGGGCACGGCTTAAATGCTAAGTTATCCGTATTGCTGATAGGGGAAAGGCCCGGCTTAAGCTCGGCAGACAGTATGGGTGCATACCTTACCTATGATCCAAAGCCTGGCTTAACAGACGAATCACGTAATTGTATTTCAAACATCAGGAAGGGCGGTTTGAACTACAAACAGGCAGCTGGTAAGATCTTTTACCTGATTAATGAGGCGTTTAAAAGAAAAATATCAGGTGTTAATTTGAAAGACAACGCGGGGCTGTTAAGTTAACAGATCAATAATAGTTCAATAGCTTGAAGCTAATCTTCATTTTAAACATTGGCGCCTAATACGCTTCGCCATGCCCAGCGGGTTAAGCGGTTAAAGCCTTTCCAGCTGTCAACAAAAGCAATAATATCCTTCAGGCAATTTTCGCTGAACTTCTTTTTGAAATTAGCCCGTGCAAGTTTATAAGCATGGTCCGGGTTTTCAAGCCCTATCCGTTCAAAGATCTCCTTCTTTACGTACATGGTGCGTACAAAAAGGATATTGAACAGGATCACAAAGCTGTAGGCGGTGCGTTTTATGTAACCAGCCTTTGCAGCGTATTCTTTTAACAGGCTTTTGGTAAAAAGGATATGACGGCCCTCCTCAATATTATGCAGGTCGAACATCTTTTTTAATACGGGGTAAATGTTGGGGGAACGGCGCGCATAATTGCCATACACATCGGTAACCAGTTCAACAGATACGCTGCCCATAAATAAGTAATCGGCGGGCAGGTATTTATTACTGAACTCGCCAAAAAACTTATGCATTCCGGATTGCTTTATGGGGTTTCCGCCCAATTTGGCTATGGCCTGCCCAAACATTTCCTGGTGCCTGAACTCCTCTATTAATTCCCGTAACAAAAAGCGGTGTTCAATATGATCAAGCGGGAGGGTAAGAATGTGCCGCGTCATAAAAAGACAAAAAAGGCATTCGCCCCAGGCATAAGATGCAATTACCTGTACTAATTCGTGCCTGCCAAGTTCTAATTTTTGGACAGGGGTAAGCGTGTGGTAAATTTCCAGCCCCTGTAAAGAGGTTAATATCTCCGGCAAAAAAACGTCTTCGGCAGCAGGTTCCAGGTGCCACGGAATATACGTCTCCGGCATCAGCGGGCGTTCCTTGCTGATTTTTATCAGGCGTTCAACTTCTTTTACATCCATAGTTTCCTTTGTAAGATCAGCGGACAACAACATTTGGAAGCCAGGAGAGAAGGATTGGCAGCGCTTTTTTTCTTCCCGGCTTCTTGAATCTTGTCTTTACTAAAGTGTACCGTAAATATCGGTAACCGGTTGCCTATACCGCAAATAACTGACCAAAATCTTTAAACGATTTAAACTCAAGGGCATTGCCTGAAGGGTCAAGAAAAAAAAGTGTTGCCTGTTCGCCGGGCAGACCTTTAAAACGGATGTAAGGCTCAATTACAAATTTTATATGATGGCTTCTCAGCCTTTTTTCCAGCTTGTGCCATTCGTCCCATTCCAAAACAACACCATAATGCGGTACCGGAACATCGTGCCCGTCAACCGGGTTAAAATGCAGCTGTAATTTTTCAGCAGGGCGTGGTTTTAAATGGATCACAAACTGGTGACCATAAAGGTTGAAATCTGTCCAATGATCAGAACTGCGGCCTTCGCTGCAGCCTAAAACTTCGCGGTAAAACTTTTTTGACTCTTCAAGGTCATAAACAGGTACCGCTACATGAAACGGGGTTAGTTTGCTCATCTTTTTGGTTGACTAATCTAATCCTATCAGCTTTATTTCACCGTGTACCTGAATAATTGCCTGCCCAGGTTGCCATCTTTATCAATACCCTCAACTATCGCGCGATAGGTGCCTGTTCCGTCAGCGTTGAAAAACTCAAACGAAACCGTTCCTGTTACCGGGTCTGTTACAATATTTGGGTTCCAGTAAATTGTACTCCTCGTGTCAATCTGGTTAGTTTGTTGTGCCCTGGGGCCGCTATAACGCGGTAAATAAAATGATTTTTTTACGATGTAGCCTCTTGGCGAAATAGTCAATTCGTTTTTAGCGGGTATCATGTCCCTTAATTGGGCGAGGCTTATTTTTTGGCCTTCAGGTGCTTTTTTCATGTTAACCACAATTGCACCATTTGAATTGTAGGCGCTATTTACCAGGCCAAGTTCATCCTTTAAAAATACTTCAATAGATTCTACGCCATCAGCAGTCATGTTCTCCAGGTAGCTTACGTCAACCGGCATTCCTTTTACAAATACCTGCGCCGGCACTCTTTTTCCGGCGTTATAATCGCGCATAACATAAAAGTTATAATTTTCGAAAATCATACCGCTTGCTGCAACTTTAAGACAATTTAAAAGGTTGTTGCAGCCTTCCAGCATATTAGGCGTTATCAAATGATCGGGTTCCTGGCTTAAGCTGGATAAACTACTGTAATCTTTGTGAGTAACAGTTTTTTTAATCCGCGTATCCTTGATAACCACCTCTTTTAAAATATGCGAGCTATTAGCCTGTATTTTGCTGTTTTTTAAATACGGGCTCAATGCGCTGTCGATATTCATTATTTCATCAGCCTGGGCAGGGTTTACGGCAATTTTTTGGTAGGGGTCGCCATCAACACTTAATACCAGGTCACTGGCACGCGGATTATTGCGGGCGCTTACGAAAACCTGCGTAGAATCTGAAAATACAAGATTTGAAAATCTGAAACGGCCATCGGCATCAGTGACAGTATTCGCTGAATAATTCTTATCCTTTATCTTTAAACTTATATTGCCATTCGGGACTGCCATCCCGTTAAATGCTCTCAATGTTCCGGTAAGCGTTATTCCCTGTTCCGGAAGAAAGCTTATCGGCGGGTATTTGTCATTCATTATCCCATCGTACGAAAAGCGCCTGTAACCCTGTGTTTGCAATAATATGTCAAGATCTGCGAGCTTTTTTTCATCCTGGTTATTAAAGTAGTAGTTTGGCTTTTCAATATAACCAGTTATATCTGCCGTTAATAGCAGGTAAGTAAGAATGGTGGTTTCTGAATTTTCATCAACCGGCACTTTTGTGTCGTCAATTACCGTTACCGAAAAATTACCTTCGACCGGCTTGTCATTATTTTTGGCTACTACACTAAGCTTAACTTTTTGCCTGGTGGTGTAAGAGGGATGATCGCTGGCTATGGAAAGGTTAAGCTGGTCTTTATGCATCACAAAAGCAATGCGCTCACTCAAGGGTTCTCCGTCATCAGCAAAAAGGGTTACCTGTACAATACCCGTAGGAAATTTACTCTTTGACACCGAGGCGATGTAAACCTGGTTTTGTAATTTGGTTTGAGCCGCAAATGCAATAACCCCGCCTGATTTTGCAAGGATAAAAAAGGTTTTGCCCTCATTTTCTTTTACAAATGCAGGATCTGATAGTAGTTTTATCTTTAAATTTTCCGGATCAGTATTCTCTATATTAATGGTAGTAGCATCAGAAAGTACTTTTGGCATATCAGGGGCTGCCGTTGTGCCATCAGCAAAAGTTACTTTGGCTGAGTATGTTTTACCATCTTCGGGTGTTATTTGAAAAACACCCATTCCTAAATGTGACGAAGAGAACTCCGCTACAACCTTGTTGGTGTTATCAATAATGGTGCCTTTTACATCAATTCCGAGGCCATCCGGCTTTAAGGCTTTAAACGCTACTTTTGAAGGGATTCCGCTTATTAATTGGCCGCCTTCAGGGAAAAATTGTATATCGTTAGGCTGTGAAACAGATTTTAACGAAAATTTACTGGTGCCCTGCCTTCTTTCACCGCGGTCAATAACCGTAATTAAGGCAGCAGAATCTAAACCTATGTTTTTGGTGTTGGTGAAGCTAATATCAATAAATCCGTTTTTATCTGTTGTTCCTTTACCTTTTATAAGCTCATCATAGTCTTTTTCAACTGTCCAGGTCACTCTCTTATCGCTGTACGGTTTGCCTTCATCATCTTTGTAGTAAATTCCGGCAGAAACTTTTGTGAATTTGTTTACCATGGCCCTTTTTAAAGAGATCTGGGTCGACAGGTTGTTGTTTATAGCATCGCCAATGGTAATGCTTTTATTGAAAAAATACGATGAACCAAAGTTGTTCATCCAGTTAGTATAGGCTACTACTCTATAATTCCCCTTCTTATAAGCGAATTGCGACAGTGAAACATCGCCCCAGCCAACGCCATTTTTAACAGGGAGCTTTAATGATTGTACCAGCGAGTCTTTAGCAGTTAATACATCAACATAAATTATTTTGCTTATTGCAGACGGCTGGTGATTGTCCATTGTAAGATAGGCCTTAAACCAAATGGTATCGCCTAATGCATAATAAGGTTTATCAAAATGAAGATAAACGCGTTCTATAGGCATTGCCTCATAGAGCTTAGCGGTTTTCGTCATTATTTTATTTAATACTGATATATCCTGCGCGGCAGCGGTCAAATAAAAGAATGGAACAAATAACGATAGTAAAAGAAAAGTCCTGATAAATCTCATGAAATTAGATTAAGCCTGATGCAAGGGCTAAATATAGCCCATTGGTATTTAAATACGATAAAATGCCGCCGGGTTTAACATATTTTTACAGTTTTAAACAGCAATGTTACTTAACTACCATTTGTATGGTGTTGCGGCTAAGTTGCTCCATCAATATGGTTTTACCTGTTTTTAGCTCGTTTAGCCATTTGTCTGAGTAATGCCTTACTGTAATTAAGGTTAAACCCTCATTATATTTTACGTTGAAATCCTTACCTAATAAATGCAGTAGTTTTTTGAAGCGATCTTCATTAAGGTCAATGCAAACACTAAAGCTCAGCGCGGATGTTTGCATCATGTTCACCTTTGCATGGCTCGCTGCAAACATTCCGAAAATGTCGCTTAAATGGTTTTCAGAAATAAAGGAATAATCTTTAGCTGACAGGGAAACCAAAACCTGGTTATGTTTAAGGATAATTACAGGTTTTAAAAATTCGTTTCGACCATTTTCCTTTATTACAGTGCCGGGTTGGTCCGGATTTGTAAACGACTTTACCAGTAAAGGTATTTTAGCGTTTTGAAGCGGTTTTATAGTTTTAGGGTGGATTACCGTAGCGCCGTAATAGGTCATTTCAATAGCTTCTGAATAGGACAGCTCATCAAATTTAAGGGTATCCTTAAAGAATTTAGGATCAGCATTCAGCACTCCCGGTACGTCCTTCCATGTGGTTACCGACTCGGCTCCAAGGCATGAAGCAAATATAGATGCGGTATAATCAGATCCTTCCCGACCTAAGGTAGTGGTGAAATTTTCGGATGTTCCGCCCAAAAAGCCTTGTGTTACTACATGTCCTTTTTGCAATAGGGCCGGGATTTCTGAACTGATCGCAGCCCTTGTTTTATCCCATTGTACCACACCTTCGCGATAGGTATTATCGGTATGGATGTACCCGCGGACGTCAAGCCACTGACTTTTAATGCCTGCCTTATTCAGGTAAGCGTTCACAATTCGCGTGGATACCAGTTCTCCGATAGACACCATCTGGTCATAAATAAAATCATAATCATCGTGTGGTTCTTCTTCAATTACCCAATCAATCTCTACAAACGTATTGGCCACGTCATCAAATACCGAATCAGATGGTTCAAACAGCTGCTCGATAATTTCATAATGATATTTTTTTATTTCATCAAAAATAGCATGGACCTCTTCATCCCGGTCAACATACGCCCGGGTGAGCTTTTCAAGCGCATTGGTAGTTTTACCCATTGCCGAAACCACTATTAACAGCTGGTTTCCATCATACTTTTTAACCACGTTGACAAGGTTAACTATGCCCCCGGCATCTTTTACTGATGCACCACCGAATTTAAAAACAAGCATTATTTAATATATTGGGCAACAACCGAATTTGGCCGAAGCAGTGATTTGATTTGTGTGTAGGGTATAACAAGTTCTGTAGTACCTGCTGCATAGGGCTTTATTTCGTATTGGTTGTATAAAAACCTGAGCCCGGTTGGTGTTACAGAGAAATTGCTGTTTAAAGCGAATTTATTGTCCTTGAAAAAGTAATTATCGGCGAGTGAGGCTGTATCACTTAGTTTTTCGTTTTTGCGGAAAATTCGTTCTGCAACTGCTTCAAGCTTGCTGATGTTGCCGGGGGTAAAAAGGTCTGTTAATGTTATGCTTTTATCAGCTTTTGTATTCCAGTTTATAAAGCCGGTGTATGACGAAGGATGTGCGCCGCCGGTAAAGACATAGCCGTTTGTTTCCAGCGTGGTAAGGCTTGAATCTTGCCTCAGCACCTTTACGTTAACATCAAGTGCGTAAAACATTGACGAACCGTCACCGCGTTTTGAACTTATGTAGTCCGTCAT of Mucilaginibacter xinganensis contains these proteins:
- a CDS encoding DNA/RNA non-specific endonuclease, producing the protein MRNSRLLKNLLAFFILTAIGCKQHEPQQTDDNNMALGNPSNASRSLLNPDNYLIDHKYYIESYNRDKGEPNWVSWHLCSKDIGTTDRLDNFRPDETLPDGWYEADNTSYRKSGFDKGHNCPSGDRTSSVDANSATFLMDNIVPQAPNNNQHTWEHLESYCRNKVKRGNEVYIIMGCYGTGGTGRKGFATAIDRGRINVPAHIWKVVVVLPDGNDDLGRIDENTQVIAIDTPNDNNLSNNWMNYTCTVKSIEAATGYNLLAALPQNIQDVLENKKFTGGN
- the eat gene encoding ethanolamine permease codes for the protein MTATQKEQLKRVLKPIHLWAIAVSLVISGEYFGWNLGWKYAGTIGFFIASVVVTVMYITFIFSYTELTTSIPHAGGAFAYAYRALGPFGGLVAGYATLIDFLFATPAIAFGLGAYLHFLNPEIPVLYSALFFNVVFIIINILGVKESAMFSLIITLLAVAELLIYLGIVAPHFKAANFLNHPMPSGWTGIFPALPYAVWFYLAIEGVAMVAEEVKDPKRNIPRGYISGLATLIFLAFGVMIFTGGITDWRKLSELDYPLPEAISIVLGKASSLTKIFASIGLFGLIASFHGTILASSRQVFAMARSGYLPGWLSAINHKFKTPHRAIIAGGFISFIALYTGTTGDVVIISVMGAIVMYMMSMISLFILRKKEPKLERPFVAPFFPVFPAIALAISAIVLVTMIWFYAKLSLIFFGGLAIAVLIFILMGKHKLKLVEEFMISPAK
- the eutC gene encoding ethanolamine ammonia-lyase subunit EutC, producing the protein MSDEELINDPLALLREFTAARIAIGRVGNSIPLKQSMEFKLAHAHARDAVYSVLDIEGLTQKFHPFRLPVLHLHSQATSRQKFLKRPDLGRKLSEESKEQFTEPITSFGVAIIIADGLSATAVNENAPGLLKLLIPMLDAAKISVAPLCLVEQARVAIGDDIGHGLNAKLSVLLIGERPGLSSADSMGAYLTYDPKPGLTDESRNCISNIRKGGLNYKQAAGKIFYLINEAFKRKISGVNLKDNAGLLS
- a CDS encoding diiron oxygenase, with the protein product MDVKEVERLIKISKERPLMPETYIPWHLEPAAEDVFLPEILTSLQGLEIYHTLTPVQKLELGRHELVQVIASYAWGECLFCLFMTRHILTLPLDHIEHRFLLRELIEEFRHQEMFGQAIAKLGGNPIKQSGMHKFFGEFSNKYLPADYLFMGSVSVELVTDVYGNYARRSPNIYPVLKKMFDLHNIEEGRHILFTKSLLKEYAAKAGYIKRTAYSFVILFNILFVRTMYVKKEIFERIGLENPDHAYKLARANFKKKFSENCLKDIIAFVDSWKGFNRLTRWAWRSVLGANV
- a CDS encoding sugar phosphate isomerase/epimerase family protein, producing the protein MNYNRRKFLQSTGTLILGGMALSGKASSFLSNMAPHPVGLQLFTFFGIIDEDVKGTLTKIASVGYKEMESAFSKKGGYYGMKPAGFKAMVNDLGMSWKSHHVLGAPFKLPKGYKMPLGADGKPMVIPPMMNLRDNMQQLVDEAAEGGVQYLVCANAPTSTLEEIKSSIEILNKTGEAAKKAGLHFAYHNHDMEFKAIDGKVPYHLLLTETDAQNVKMELDLAWAVKGGQDPVKLFKDHPGRFPLWHVKDLDATHTNILPVGSGTIDFKRIFANSASSGMQHFFVEHDNPKDAFASIKSSYGYISGTLKA
- a CDS encoding VOC family protein; translated protein: MSKLTPFHVAVPVYDLEESKKFYREVLGCSEGRSSDHWTDFNLYGHQFVIHLKPRPAEKLQLHFNPVDGHDVPVPHYGVVLEWDEWHKLEKRLRSHHIKFVIEPYIRFKGLPGEQATLFFLDPSGNALEFKSFKDFGQLFAV
- a CDS encoding ethanolamine ammonia-lyase subunit EutB, whose translation is MSYHFTIRNKVYRFDNLKILLAKASPYRTGDVLAGVCADSYEERVAAQIALADVPLKVFLNEAIIAYEADEITRLIIDNHDAESFSAISSFTVGEFRDWLLSNETDTAILKAIEGGITPEMAAAVSKLMRNQDLIAVAKKCEVITKFRNTIGQKGCFSTRLQPNHPTDDPKGVAASIIDGLLYGSGDACIGINPATDSPAAVLNLLNLIDALRQQFDIPTQSCVLSHITTTIDLVNKGAPVDLCFQSIGGTEKTNTSFGVNLALIDEAFHATLSLDRGTVGQNVMYFETGQGSALSANANHGVDQQTCEARAYAIARKYKPLLVNTVVGFIGPEYLYDGKQIIRAALEDHFCGKLLGLPMGVDVCYTNHAEADQDDMDNLLTLLGVAGCNFIMGIPGSDDIMLNYQSTSFHDALYLRNTLGLKPAPEFEKWLIKQGIYNGEGGLLPLNTSHKLLSGLI
- a CDS encoding carboxypeptidase-like regulatory domain-containing protein; this encodes MTKTAKLYEAMPIERVYLHFDKPYYALGDTIWFKAYLTMDNHQPSAISKIIYVDVLTAKDSLVQSLKLPVKNGVGWGDVSLSQFAYKKGNYRVVAYTNWMNNFGSSYFFNKSITIGDAINNNLSTQISLKRAMVNKFTKVSAGIYYKDDEGKPYSDKRVTWTVEKDYDELIKGKGTTDKNGFIDISFTNTKNIGLDSAALITVIDRGERRQGTSKFSLKSVSQPNDIQFFPEGGQLISGIPSKVAFKALKPDGLGIDVKGTIIDNTNKVVAEFSSSHLGMGVFQITPEDGKTYSAKVTFADGTTAAPDMPKVLSDATTINIENTDPENLKIKLLSDPAFVKENEGKTFFILAKSGGVIAFAAQTKLQNQVYIASVSKSKFPTGIVQVTLFADDGEPLSERIAFVMHKDQLNLSIASDHPSYTTRQKVKLSVVAKNNDKPVEGNFSVTVIDDTKVPVDENSETTILTYLLLTADITGYIEKPNYYFNNQDEKKLADLDILLQTQGYRRFSYDGIMNDKYPPISFLPEQGITLTGTLRAFNGMAVPNGNISLKIKDKNYSANTVTDADGRFRFSNLVFSDSTQVFVSARNNPRASDLVLSVDGDPYQKIAVNPAQADEIMNIDSALSPYLKNSKIQANSSHILKEVVIKDTRIKKTVTHKDYSSLSSLSQEPDHLITPNMLEGCNNLLNCLKVAASGMIFENYNFYVMRDYNAGKRVPAQVFVKGMPVDVSYLENMTADGVESIEVFLKDELGLVNSAYNSNGAIVVNMKKAPEGQKISLAQLRDMIPAKNELTISPRGYIVKKSFYLPRYSGPRAQQTNQIDTRSTIYWNPNIVTDPVTGTVSFEFFNADGTGTYRAIVEGIDKDGNLGRQLFRYTVK